One Ranitomeya imitator isolate aRanImi1 chromosome 4, aRanImi1.pri, whole genome shotgun sequence genomic window, ccaccattcacaataggtgatgtcacagctcacctcctcctcctcctgtacaatgactgataacacctctatatacagtagataacacaggatccaccattcacaataggtgatgtcacagctcacctcctcctcctgtacaatggctgattactgtatatgtgttatcagtcattgttcaggaggaggaggaggtgagctgtgacatcacatattgtgaatgttcGATCCTGtgtttatctcctgtatatagaggtgttatcaggtgTTCGCTGCACTTGTTGTATGTACGAGTGGCATCAGCAGGGAGGAGCCAGGaaggagaatgcacccagcgacTGAGCGAGCGTGGCCGACACAGCAAGGAGCAGTGTTTGCTCTAGGAGTGAGCGCTGCCTATCACAAACTAGGGCAGTCTTTGGGATGTAAATTGAGGGGGTGTAACTGTGCATCCAGCTCATAGTCACACCATGAGTGCACCGAAGCTCCTCTGTTACCTATGGATTAAAAGTTATTTTCACAATCACTGGTCCGGTATTAGGTATAGAGTTAGTATAATTTTTATAAGAGAGAAGTGCTCTATATCATTAATTAGTAGCATTTTGGGGGTGACACTCCATTTTAAGCTTGTTCAATAATTTCATGCAGCACCTTCCAAATATTACTGTCCAGATTCTCTAACCCCAACGTTCTATGTATTCTAGGCAGCGCTATTgtattaaagggaatccatcatcaggtatttgccacctaatctgagagaagcatgatgtaggggcagatatgctgattccagtgatgtgtcacttactgggctgcttgctgttgtTTTGATAAAAACAGTGTTTTAtcggcaggagattatcactagaggactagtaaatctgctgtaggtagtccagccacgcccccaccactgattggttgctTTTTGCATACATGGGTAGaactctgccaatcagtggtgtgggcggggttatgcagagctcagcaatctgcagcagagaaaactgtgattttatcaaaatgacaacacgcagcccagtaagtgatacatcgctggaatcgtgCTCTCTGCCCCTACGCTATGCTGTAGATGAATGGGGCAGCAAAACATGACTTTAATTTCGCACATCACTATGTAGTTATGGTAACTTGTTCACAACATTGTGTGAATTAGGACTTGGGCATATAGTAGTTGTTTTTGTTTTTGAGATGCCTAGACGCTAATGGAACTAATGGAAGATAGATCTGCTCTAATAGTGCCAGTCTATTAGCTACAATACCGCTTAGGGCGCTTATATTTTAGATACTAAGGTAATTTGATCATGTTGTTCTGCAATCTGGTGACCTCTATCACATTCTCTGCAAGGGCAGGCTGCAGCCGAACCTCCGCACGCTGTCCACAAACGTTACCTGGTAGTGTATGCGGCTGAATATGCTTTTCTTATAATTATGTGGCTAAAATGGACCTGCTGACTATCTGGTGATGAACCCCTGAGGAAGCCACCTTCCTGGCGAAACGTGTAGTGTTCTCGCCTACCCTCTAATCCTCCTTGCCTTTTTTTGCAGTGTTCTTTTTGCTTATATTTAtgaatatttttatatttattctcaTAATTTATTTGGTTTATTATCTTGGACCTTTTATATTTTGCATAGATTTTATTAGCACTTGTCATATTTTCTATGCCAGCGGGGTTTGAGATAGGATTTTGTTGTTTGTTTTACCCCCAATACTTTATCATGTTGTCTTGAAAGTTGATATATTTAGTTTTAGGCTGTcttgttctttaaaaaaaaaaatatttttttttgccacaTGGATTATTTGTTCTGCTTCACTCAAACTATATTAAAGAGAATTTAACAGCAAGTTTTtattatgtaatctgacagcatcatgatgtaggggcagagaccctgattcaagcgatgtatcacttactgggctgcttgctgtagttttgataaaaagaaACCCTGTTTTCTCTGCAGTagatgaatgctgagccctgtataaccccgcccacaccgccGATTGGCTGCTTCCTATGTACACTGTCAAcgggctgccaatcagtggtgggggcgtggttggactaggaggcacgagatacCTAGTCTCctgaagtgataatctcctgctgataaaacactgattgtagtgTGCTGGACCCATTTTGTAACAATGGTGAATTATTCCCAGTTAGACTGAAGTTAACTGGAAAAAACTTGGAAAATATAAGTGGTGAACATCCCCTTAAATATTAAGGAAACGTGACTGCTTTCTTttagaaacagcgccacccctgaccATGAGTTGTCATGTCTGGTGTTGTAACACAGCCCTATTGAAGAGATGCAGTACCATGCACAACCAGTggtcaggggtggcgctgtttattAGAAATCCTTATAAACTGAACAGCTCGGAATGTAATAGTTCCTAAAAATGGCATCGAAAATATGATTATAGAGCGTATGAATAATTATACCACCAATATGTATGAGCTCACATCAGTGCAAGAGATACACGGACTCTTATCTCGGGTACACGGCTCTTATCAAGGTCGTGTTCAGGAAAAACAAGTGTAATTTTGGACTTTGGTCTCCCTCTATTCGTTCCCTAACGTCTGGTCCTGGCCTCTCCGCTATGCCGTCTGCAGAGGGGTATCGACAAGGTAAGGCCAAGACCACCATATTCATGTAGTGTGGCGGGGCGTGAAACACAAGTGCCGCGGATGGGGGCCACAAAGAGGAATTTTACAATTGTACGGGGGCTCCAGAAGGGAACCTAAACTAATAACGTATGAGGGGCCACAAGGGAGGACACTTATACAGTGAGAGGGGCACAAATATGGACATCACTACTGCAATATCTGTTATTTTTGGGCAGAAGATAActaatagtaccgccatatagttgtCAGACAGACACTGTATACCGCAGACCGTACAGCGCGACTGATTGGTCGCTCCTATCTGGTTATACAACTACTTAGCAAGAAGTTATATAAGATGAGTTCTACTGCGCCACCTGGTGGCCACAAAATGTAAAACACAGGCATGAACATTCCATTAATCAAATCAATCAATGAAGGAATTGATAGTTGTGCCATTTCCTTCACAAACTTGTGTTAAAaagtctgtcttttttttttttttcaggattgtTCCCAGCCATGACGCCCCCCTGGCTTCCAGCTGTTGGGTTCACCATCCTCCCATCAGTAGGGAGCACCATTGGACAGATTGGAACAGACGAGCAAATGAAAACCTGGTTTGTGACACTGCGGAAACCAAGATGGACCCCTCCAAACTGGGTGTTCCCACCAGTATGGGCGACTTTAAATACGTCAGCGGGGTGAGTGTGTTGTGAAACTGGAGTGGGATCCACAACTGTGGAAAGAAAGACTGAAAGGGACACTGCGTGATTGtacaagaggaggtgagctgtgacatcccctattgtgaatggtggatccagtgttatctactgtatatagaggtgttatcagtcattgtacaggaggaggaggtgagctgtgacatcacttattgtgaatggtggatcctgtgttatctactgtatatagaggtgttatcagtcattgtacaggaggaggaggtgagctgtgacatcatctattgtgaatggtggatcctgtgttatctactgtatatagaggtgttatcagtcattgtacaggaggaggaggtgagctgtgtcatcacctattgtgaatggtggatcctgtgttatctactgtatatataggtgttatcagtcattgtacaggaggaggaggtgagctgtgacatcacttattgtgaatggtggatcctgtgttatctactgtataaagaggtgttatcagtcattgtacaggaggaggaggtgagctgtgacatcacctattgtgaatggtggatcctgtgttatctactgtataaagaggtgttatcagtcattgtacaggaggaggaggtgagctgtgacatcacctattgtgtgttatctactctatatacagTTATAGTCAAATATttagagactgacacaaatttaggTTTTCACACTTTGCTGCTTCACTGTTTTTAGATATTTAATCTGATGATTCTACTGTCTCATCAACGCTTGTAGTTTttaacaatttctgtgtttttgtctctttttgagaAATGGGATTGAGATCCCTCTTACAGCCTCCAGTCTGCTCTAATAACTCAATCACCATGACAGAGtgctatcagctgccttgtccttgttAACACTTTCCTCTGCACTAATGAGAAAATCACTGAAATGGTGTCAGCAGGTCATTTTGTGACAAGCAAAGTTAATAAATAGAAAAAGGTGGAAAACCCTTTTACTCCCTACAAAACAAATCGGACAATATAAATTTTCTTCCCGGACTATTCTTCTAAGTCTTTTTAGAATTTTTCTCTTTTAATATTCTTCTTATGTTGattaatttttatctttttttcagaTACGGATCTTATTTGATTTGGAAAGAGTTGGGAGGATTTACAAAAGACGCCGTGGCACCTCTAGGGGTAtatgccacgtaccttgccttgaaCTGGTCATGGAGTCAAGTTTTTTTTGGTGCCCATAAACTCAAACTGGTAATTCTCAAAATTAATGTCTTAAATTCAGAGAACAGTTGGCGTCCGGTCACTAGGACAGACCCTTTCAGTAAGAACAGGAGTAACACGACTCACACGGTGCCTCTTGGCAAAATTTATGTAATTGATCAATCACTAAAAAGATCCTTGCAGAGTGAAACAGTAAATGGAAGACtgggaggagggagaggagggggatGTAGCTGCAGCAGAGCATCATCTGGAGAACAA contains:
- the LOC138675277 gene encoding translocator protein-like translates to MPSAEGYRQGLFPAMTPPWLPAVGFTILPSVGSTIGQIGTDEQMKTWFVTLRKPRWTPPNWVFPPVWATLNTSAGYGSYLIWKELGGFTKDAVAPLGVYATYLALNWSWSQVFFGAHKLKLAFFHSVLMTACAAATVVVWCPFNRTAAYLMAPTVPWLVIETVWSYRFWKDNLDKTK